A stretch of Desulfobacter hydrogenophilus DNA encodes these proteins:
- a CDS encoding MoaD/ThiS family protein, with product MTSVLFNAFSFLQKKLKAQNIPCVNAVLDLEDGQCVKDLLDGLGIAPQEIEGVFVNGKIAPLDTLLHDGDRIGALPPGTPGPYRLLLGLVSSPNKESDEKPDSIK from the coding sequence ATGACCAGTGTACTTTTTAATGCGTTTTCATTTTTACAGAAAAAACTTAAAGCGCAAAATATTCCTTGTGTAAATGCTGTTCTTGATTTAGAGGACGGTCAATGTGTAAAGGATCTTTTAGACGGTCTGGGAATAGCGCCCCAGGAGATTGAAGGGGTATTTGTTAACGGGAAGATCGCCCCCCTTGACACCCTGCTTCATGACGGTGACCGGATTGGGGCTCTGCCGCCGGGTACCCCCGGGCCATATCGACTTCTTTTAGGGCTTGTCTCTTCCCCCAATAAAGAATCAGACGAAAAACCGGACAGCATTAAATGA